A portion of the Cellulophaga algicola DSM 14237 genome contains these proteins:
- a CDS encoding VCBS repeat-containing protein — protein sequence MKNTIKLICFSLFLILLSSCSKEVKIAPSKIFNQLKHAETNIDFKNILTENDSINYFTYSYIYMGGGVSVGDINNDGLLDLYFTGNQVANKLYLNKGNLKFEDITEKAGVSGNKEWHTGVTMADVNNDGFLDIYCSVSGKFGTKKNQLFINNKDNTFTEEAEKYGLADEGNSVNATFFDYDNDGDLDVYVANYPPLKFNSPAFVYQMKMKNVKENESDHLYRNDGETFTNVTDEAGLKSFALSLSATVGDLNNDGWQDLYVSNDFSSPDFMYINQKDGTFKEVVKKATAHTAFYGMGVDIADFNNDGNLDIFQVDMDAKSNRRQKANMASMNPDLFWGVVDAGFHYQYMQNCFQVNSGVFDDGIPYFSNISRITGTSSTDWSWGPLMADFDNDGLKDVFITNGTRREVNNRDYFKKLEEANVDKSKSLEMSLLIPSEKIDNFIFKNNGNLNFEKANKKWGIEYEGFSNGAVYADLDNDGDLEIITNNIDDYAAVFENKSADNTNFLKVRFKGGPKNKFGLGNRVYVKTADQTQMQELTLTRGFQSSVAPELHFGLGTISEIEEVKVVWQNGKTQELKNVKVNQTLVVHITDAKLAIDKEVALALQFSNELSVFPTYRHLENTYDDFKDQILLPHKMSSFGPALAVGDLNNDGLDDYFIGGSKGTTGALFYQQNSSFEQQEGSFLEADKQSEDVGALIFDADNDGDNDLYVVSGGYEFSTTAKELQDRIYLNDGHGNFMKSKPDALPSMLVSGSKVYSGDFDLDGKQDILVLGRQTPGNYPLPTTTYLLKNVSEGSTVKFEHFTNMQPKEFFELGMATSAVITDYNNDKREDIIIVGEWMPIRVFKNTPNGFVETSEELGLTKDTAGWWWTINQGDFDGDGDMDYVLGNNGKNYKYKATNDATFDIFVNDFDKDNRKDIVLSYYNEGKQYPLRGRECSSQQIPGIKNKFQDYESFAEATLEEVYTEKSLENALHYQVKSFESVYLENKGDQFVIHQLPAAAQRSNTTQFLVKDINKDGFLDVLGAGNLFSSEIETPRNDAGIGYYLQGDGKGGFTSIPANLSGFFLPGDVKDMSFITANNQPYILAVKNNDQLQVIKLKP from the coding sequence ATGAAAAATACCATAAAACTCATTTGCTTCTCTCTTTTTCTAATACTCTTAAGTTCTTGTTCAAAAGAGGTTAAAATAGCACCGTCTAAAATTTTTAATCAATTAAAACATGCAGAAACTAACATTGATTTTAAAAATATTCTAACAGAAAATGATTCTATAAATTATTTTACCTATTCCTATATTTATATGGGCGGTGGTGTTTCGGTTGGTGATATAAACAATGATGGATTGCTAGATTTATATTTTACAGGAAATCAAGTTGCCAATAAATTGTATCTAAATAAAGGGAATTTAAAGTTTGAAGATATAACAGAAAAAGCTGGCGTTTCTGGAAATAAGGAGTGGCATACAGGGGTTACAATGGCAGATGTAAATAATGATGGTTTTTTAGATATTTATTGTTCAGTTTCTGGAAAATTTGGAACTAAAAAAAATCAATTATTTATCAATAATAAAGACAATACATTTACAGAAGAAGCAGAAAAATATGGTTTAGCAGATGAAGGAAATAGTGTAAATGCTACTTTTTTCGATTATGATAATGATGGAGATTTAGATGTGTATGTGGCTAATTATCCTCCTTTAAAATTTAATTCCCCAGCATTTGTTTATCAAATGAAAATGAAAAATGTAAAAGAAAACGAGTCTGATCACTTGTACAGAAATGACGGAGAAACTTTTACAAATGTAACTGACGAAGCAGGTTTAAAAAGTTTTGCACTCTCTTTAAGTGCGACTGTAGGAGATTTAAATAATGATGGATGGCAAGATTTATATGTTTCTAATGATTTTAGTTCTCCTGATTTTATGTACATCAATCAAAAAGATGGAACTTTTAAAGAAGTTGTAAAAAAAGCAACCGCACATACGGCATTTTATGGTATGGGAGTTGATATTGCTGATTTTAATAATGATGGAAATTTAGATATTTTTCAAGTAGATATGGATGCTAAAAGTAACCGTAGACAAAAAGCAAATATGGCAAGTATGAATCCAGATTTATTCTGGGGTGTTGTTGATGCTGGCTTTCATTATCAATATATGCAAAACTGCTTTCAAGTAAATTCTGGTGTTTTTGATGACGGAATTCCATATTTTTCAAATATTTCTAGAATTACAGGTACTTCTTCAACAGATTGGAGTTGGGGTCCTTTAATGGCAGATTTTGATAATGATGGGTTGAAAGATGTTTTTATTACAAATGGTACAAGAAGGGAAGTAAATAATAGAGATTATTTCAAAAAATTAGAAGAAGCGAATGTAGATAAGAGCAAGTCTTTAGAGATGAGTTTACTAATTCCATCAGAAAAAATAGATAATTTTATTTTTAAAAATAATGGAAATCTAAATTTCGAAAAAGCTAATAAAAAATGGGGAATTGAATATGAAGGCTTTTCTAACGGAGCAGTGTATGCAGATTTAGATAATGATGGCGATTTAGAAATTATCACCAATAATATTGATGATTACGCAGCTGTTTTTGAAAACAAGAGTGCTGATAATACTAATTTTTTAAAGGTTCGGTTTAAAGGAGGTCCAAAGAATAAATTCGGATTAGGAAATCGAGTTTATGTTAAAACTGCAGATCAAACTCAAATGCAAGAATTAACCTTAACAAGAGGTTTTCAATCTTCAGTGGCACCAGAATTGCATTTTGGTTTAGGTACAATTTCTGAAATTGAAGAAGTAAAGGTGGTCTGGCAAAATGGCAAAACTCAAGAACTAAAAAACGTTAAAGTAAATCAGACCTTAGTGGTACATATCACCGATGCGAAACTTGCTATTGATAAGGAAGTAGCATTAGCACTGCAATTTTCCAATGAGCTTTCTGTTTTTCCAACCTATAGGCATCTTGAAAATACTTATGATGATTTTAAAGATCAAATTTTGTTACCTCATAAAATGTCTTCCTTTGGTCCTGCGCTAGCGGTGGGCGATCTAAATAATGATGGCTTAGATGATTATTTCATTGGAGGTTCTAAAGGAACTACTGGTGCCTTATTTTACCAACAAAATAGTAGTTTTGAACAGCAAGAAGGTTCCTTTTTAGAAGCGGATAAGCAAAGCGAGGATGTTGGTGCCTTAATTTTTGATGCAGATAATGATGGTGATAATGATTTGTATGTGGTAAGTGGTGGTTATGAATTTTCTACCACAGCAAAAGAACTTCAGGATAGAATATATTTAAACGATGGTCATGGCAATTTTATGAAGAGTAAACCCGATGCACTTCCTAGCATGTTGGTGAGTGGTTCTAAGGTGTATAGTGGCGATTTTGATCTAGACGGAAAACAAGATATTTTAGTTTTAGGAAGGCAAACACCAGGCAATTATCCTTTACCTACCACTACGTATTTGCTTAAAAATGTGAGTGAAGGTAGCACGGTGAAATTTGAGCATTTTACGAATATGCAGCCTAAAGAATTTTTTGAACTAGGGATGGCTACTAGTGCTGTAATTACAGATTATAATAATGACAAACGGGAAGATATTATTATTGTGGGAGAGTGGATGCCTATTCGGGTATTTAAAAATACACCCAACGGATTTGTAGAAACTTCCGAAGAATTGGGTCTTACTAAGGATACTGCTGGATGGTGGTGGACTATAAATCAAGGCGATTTTGATGGCGATGGCGATATGGATTATGTCTTGGGTAATAATGGTAAGAATTATAAATACAAGGCAACTAATGATGCTACATTTGACATTTTTGTAAATGATTTTGATAAAGATAATAGGAAAGATATTGTTCTAAGTTATTATAATGAAGGCAAGCAATACCCACTTCGCGGTAGAGAGTGTTCATCTCAACAAATTCCTGGAATAAAAAATAAGTTTCAAGATTATGAAAGTTTTGCAGAAGCTACTCTAGAAGAGGTATATACAGAAAAGTCATTAGAAAATGCCTTGCATTATCAAGTAAAATCTTTTGAGAGTGTGTACCTAGAAAATAAAGGAGATCAGTTTGTAATACATCAATTGCCTGCAGCGGCTCAGCGTTCGAATACCACACAGTTTCTTGTGAAAGACATCAATAAAGACGGTTTTTTAGATGTACTAGGAGCAGGAAATTTATTCAGTTCAGAAATAGAGACGCCTAGAAATGATGCTGGTATTGGGTACTATTTACAGGGAGATGGAAAAGGGGGATTCACCTCTATTCCAGCAAATCTATCGGGATTCTTTTTACCAGGAGATGTAAAAGATATGAGCTTTATTACAGCAAATAATCAACCCTATATCTTGGCAGTTAAAAATAACGATCAGCTCCAAGTTATAAAGCTGAAACCCTGA